The Nostoc commune NIES-4072 genome includes a window with the following:
- a CDS encoding glycosyltransferase yields the protein MKKHLSQSLPIAPSRKLKITILTVGSRGDLQPYCALAIGLKRVGHEVTIATHENFEPFVRKFDLKFAPIAGNMQEFLQSKLLQRLIAGEKLNPYERDKLLLQQLQSAWAACQGSEVIIYTPLATFGYHIAEKLGVPCFFASVLPLTPTGMFGFLRFAQITKNPLKKLINYGSYLLVEFLHWQRYRSLLNHFRTETLKLPPLPYFGRRFRQKTPANVSRIPVLYGFSSHVIPKPRDWPHWAYVTGFWFIDQASEYEPPLELEDFLGRKQLPLCFGFGSMTMPNPEYLTHYIVEALKKTHQGGIILSGWGDVGRTVNIKDSLRVFVIKEGEQREKVRSS from the coding sequence TTGAAAAAGCATTTGAGCCAAAGTCTACCTATAGCACCAAGCCGGAAACTGAAGATTACGATCCTAACAGTAGGTTCAAGGGGAGACTTGCAACCATACTGCGCTTTGGCTATTGGCTTGAAACGTGTGGGGCATGAAGTAACGATTGCAACGCATGAGAACTTTGAACCATTTGTGAGGAAGTTCGATTTAAAGTTTGCACCGATCGCTGGAAATATGCAAGAGTTTCTGCAATCGAAACTCCTTCAGCGATTGATTGCGGGAGAAAAGTTGAATCCTTATGAAAGAGATAAGCTTTTGCTTCAACAATTGCAGTCGGCTTGGGCAGCGTGTCAGGGAAGTGAGGTGATTATCTACACGCCGTTAGCTACCTTTGGATATCATATTGCAGAGAAATTAGGCGTACCCTGCTTTTTTGCATCAGTTCTACCGTTGACTCCTACAGGGATGTTTGGGTTTTTGAGATTTGCTCAAATAACTAAAAACCCGCTAAAGAAATTAATCAACTATGGCAGTTACTTACTAGTAGAGTTTTTGCACTGGCAAAGATATCGTTCACTGCTCAATCACTTCAGAACAGAAACTTTGAAATTGCCGCCTCTACCATATTTCGGCAGACGCTTCAGACAGAAGACTCCGGCGAATGTATCACGAATCCCTGTATTGTATGGATTTAGTTCGCACGTAATCCCAAAACCTCGTGACTGGCCGCATTGGGCGTATGTGACTGGTTTCTGGTTTATTGACCAAGCCTCCGAATACGAGCCACCTCTGGAACTAGAGGATTTTCTGGGACGAAAGCAACTACCTTTGTGTTTTGGCTTTGGGAGCATGACGATGCCCAATCCAGAATATCTCACACACTACATCGTGGAAGCTCTAAAGAAAACACATCAAGGCGGCATTATATTGTCAGGCTGGGGCGACGTTGGAAGAACGGTGAATATAAAAGATTCGCTACGAGTGTTTGTGATCAAGGAAGGGGAGCAACGCGAAAAAGTGAGATCCTCGTGA
- a CDS encoding SDR family NAD(P)-dependent oxidoreductase: protein MSKLILITGISKGLGYGMTEGFIQQGHTVIGCARSSDAIDKIRQKFSATNDFTSVDVANEQLVKKWALFRTSKIFTARYSN, encoded by the coding sequence ATGAGTAAGCTCATCTTAATTACAGGCATAAGTAAAGGTCTAGGTTATGGGATGACCGAGGGTTTTATTCAACAGGGACATACTGTTATTGGTTGCGCCCGTTCATCAGATGCTATTGATAAAATACGCCAGAAATTTAGTGCTACCAACGATTTCACATCTGTAGATGTAGCAAATGAACAACTTGTAAAAAAATGGGCACTCTTTCGTACTTCAAAAATATTCACCGCCAGATATAGTAATTAA
- a CDS encoding DinB/UmuC family translesion DNA polymerase: MLTNPPNLRHAPILAPMSELSTIFEIAKALFESISLENRSIRLLGISLSNLDNAKQNQVIQLPLFQNGNIIF, translated from the coding sequence ATGCTGACCAATCCACCAAATCTTCGCCATGCTCCAATACTTGCTCCTATGAGTGAACTCTCTACGATTTTTGAGATAGCCAAAGCGCTGTTTGAGTCGATTTCACTGGAGAATCGCAGTATTAGGTTGCTGGGCATTTCCTTGTCTAACCTTGATAACGCCAAACAAAACCAAGTAATTCAATTGCCGCTATTTCAGAATGGGAACATCATATTTTAG
- a CDS encoding CopG family transcriptional regulator: MNKKWAIKRITINLASAENEKLEKYCANTGRPATDVIRELIRSLSITELSASEQTTPTLKYDVPILK, encoded by the coding sequence ATGAACAAAAAATGGGCTATCAAACGAATCACAATAAATCTTGCATCTGCTGAAAACGAAAAACTTGAAAAATATTGTGCAAACACAGGTAGACCTGCAACTGATGTGATTCGGGAGTTGATTCGCTCTCTCTCCATAACCGAGTTGTCAGCGTCTGAACAGACTACACCTACGCTAAAATATGATGTTCCCATTCTGAAATAG
- a CDS encoding four helix bundle protein yields the protein MNQKNSIADRTKALAIRIVKACTFLDEKPGVCRTLSKQLLRSGTSIGANVKEAQSAQSDKDFLSKLEIALKEERETEYWLEILIEAELVDKNKFESLLQETREMGKILVASTRKVKEKIKQ from the coding sequence ATGAATCAGAAAAATAGTATTGCTGATAGGACGAAAGCTTTGGCAATAAGAATAGTTAAAGCTTGTACTTTTTTAGATGAAAAGCCTGGAGTTTGTCGAACATTATCAAAACAGTTACTCCGAAGTGGCACTTCTATAGGTGCAAATGTTAAAGAAGCTCAATCCGCCCAATCTGATAAGGACTTTCTGAGCAAATTAGAAATTGCGCTTAAGGAAGAAAGAGAAACTGAATATTGGTTAGAAATATTAATCGAGGCAGAATTGGTTGATAAAAATAAGTTTGAATCCTTGCTTCAAGAAACTAGAGAAATGGGAAAAATCTTAGTTGCATCTACTCGAAAAGTTAAAGAGAAAATCAAGCAATGA
- a CDS encoding double zinc ribbon domain-containing protein: MDNTPQPQESLAEYVKRIRTSLSLSQTELALKAGIHLQSLGKIERGMTTKLNSKSQRGLAIALQVPSEYLDAVVRGVALGASDVLKFCPHCWQPGTTLEDIWLSPRSKFCFLCGTGLRNSCARCNEPITSVKFRFCPYCGFPYKESVNSGVT; this comes from the coding sequence ATGGACAATACCCCTCAACCCCAAGAATCGCTGGCAGAATACGTTAAAAGAATACGCACGAGCCTTTCGTTAAGTCAAACAGAGCTAGCCCTAAAGGCAGGGATTCATCTTCAAAGTTTGGGTAAGATTGAACGAGGGATGACGACTAAGCTTAATAGTAAAAGTCAGCGTGGGTTAGCAATTGCATTGCAGGTTCCATCTGAGTACCTGGATGCGGTTGTCCGTGGGGTTGCTCTTGGAGCATCAGATGTTCTCAAATTTTGTCCCCACTGTTGGCAGCCTGGAACAACACTTGAAGATATTTGGTTGTCGCCACGCTCCAAGTTCTGTTTTCTGTGCGGGACTGGATTACGTAATAGTTGCGCTAGGTGTAACGAACCGATTACGTCGGTGAAATTCCGCTTCTGTCCTTACTGTGGTTTTCCCTACAAGGAGTCTGTTAATTCTGGTGTGACTTGA
- a CDS encoding calcium-binding protein has product MADIIGTKGNDTLLGTNSADTIKGLAGNDTITGKQGNDTLTGGGGNDQFVYKIDDYNFFTDGTDTITDFGGVGKGISPTAAVIAEVDTIKFQGDGLTARNLLLTQNGKNLEITFEEMPGIYFASVPDVKVILQNFKLENFQNLKATGAKPAVGNILFDGQTSITESFNVLDANSTETSIGIKNRVTFLNDLDNNITGLNNSDDVVNGQGGNDKINGLSGNDLLRGGAGNDTLIGGAGSDTLVGDAGNNTLVGDAGDDILNVDFSTGNNLLSGGVGNDRLSAIASTGDNLLNGGDGNDDLSTSGNSSFYLPNFVSARTDPSLGNNTLNGGAGDDYLDASYSSGDNLLLGGDGNDTLSATGFDGRYDTPTNGNNTLNGGAGDDRLDVYSSTGNNMLSGGDGNDTINASITGNDTIDGGIGNDFLSYFGYYGNYTKGITSTFNATTNSGLITDGTHRVSYKNIERLYIRGTKYDDLIVGSNGNDTLSEGDGGNDTIDGGIGNDFLLFQNNSSTKGITSTFNATTSIGSITDSTNRVSYKNIERLDISGTKYDDLIVGSNGNDTVSGAYGGNDTIDGGIGDDLLSFGNYYNSTKRITSIFNATTNSGSITDGTNRISYKNIEQLDISGTNFDDLIVGSNGNDTLTGGKGNDTLTGGKGNDSLIGGSGTDTFAFNSFNEGIDRLDDFKATNELIQVSAAGFGGGLSSGSLKATQFTIGTSATTNQERFIYNSATGGLFFDLDGSASGFTQVKFAQLSGGLSLTENNFVVV; this is encoded by the coding sequence ATGGCAGATATTATTGGAACCAAGGGGAATGATACCCTACTGGGCACTAACAGCGCAGACACAATTAAGGGTCTTGCAGGGAACGATACCATTACAGGTAAACAGGGCAACGACACCCTGACTGGTGGAGGCGGAAACGATCAATTTGTTTACAAAATAGACGATTACAATTTCTTCACCGACGGTACTGATACTATCACCGATTTCGGTGGGGTAGGTAAAGGAATAAGCCCAACAGCAGCAGTAATTGCCGAAGTGGATACCATTAAATTCCAAGGGGATGGATTGACTGCTCGAAATCTGCTGCTGACCCAGAATGGCAAGAATTTAGAAATCACCTTTGAAGAGATGCCTGGTATTTATTTTGCAAGCGTGCCTGATGTCAAAGTCATCCTCCAAAACTTCAAATTAGAAAACTTCCAGAATCTGAAAGCAACTGGTGCAAAACCAGCTGTTGGTAATATCCTATTTGATGGGCAAACTAGCATAACCGAAAGCTTTAATGTCCTGGATGCCAACTCCACTGAAACGAGCATCGGCATCAAGAACAGGGTGACTTTCCTCAATGACCTTGACAATAACATTACAGGTTTAAACAACTCAGATGATGTGGTGAATGGTCAGGGGGGTAATGACAAAATCAACGGCTTAAGTGGCAACGACTTGCTGCGGGGTGGTGCGGGGAATGATACCCTCATTGGTGGTGCGGGGAGTGATACCCTCGTTGGTGATGCGGGGAATAACACCCTCGTTGGTGACGCTGGTGATGATATTCTCAATGTTGACTTTTCAACAGGCAATAACTTACTCTCTGGAGGCGTTGGTAATGATCGCTTGAGTGCTATAGCTTCAACAGGCGATAACCTACTTAATGGTGGCGATGGCAATGATGATCTTTCGACCTCTGGCAACTCGTCGTTCTACCTCCCAAACTTTGTATCTGCCCGCACCGATCCCTCTTTAGGCAATAATACCCTCAACGGTGGTGCTGGTGACGATTACTTGGATGCTAGCTATTCATCAGGCGATAACCTACTCTTAGGGGGCGATGGCAATGATACTCTTTCGGCCACTGGCTTTGACGGCAGATACGATACACCCACGAATGGCAATAATACCCTCAACGGTGGTGCTGGTGATGATCGCTTGGATGTTTACTCCTCAACAGGCAATAATATGCTCTCTGGAGGCGATGGCAACGATACGATAAATGCAAGCATTACTGGCAATGATACAATAGATGGGGGAATAGGTAACGATTTCTTGTCCTATTTTGGCTATTATGGCAATTATACCAAGGGAATCACTTCAACATTCAATGCTACTACTAACTCTGGCTTAATTACGGATGGCACGCATCGGGTTAGCTACAAAAATATTGAACGATTATATATCAGAGGTACAAAATACGATGACTTGATTGTGGGGAGCAATGGTAACGATACGCTCTCCGAGGGCGATGGTGGCAATGATACAATAGATGGGGGAATAGGTAACGATTTCTTGTTGTTTCAGAATAATAGTTCTACGAAGGGAATCACTTCGACATTCAATGCTACTACTAGCATTGGCTCAATTACAGATAGTACGAATCGGGTTAGCTACAAAAATATTGAACGATTAGATATCTCAGGTACAAAATACGATGACTTGATTGTGGGGAGCAATGGCAACGATACGGTCTCCGGGGCCTATGGTGGCAATGATACGATCGATGGGGGAATAGGTGACGATTTATTGTCGTTCGGCAACTATTATAATTCTACCAAGAGAATCACTTCGATATTCAATGCTACTACTAACTCTGGCTCAATTACGGATGGCACGAATCGGATTAGCTACAAAAATATCGAACAATTAGATATCTCAGGTACAAATTTCGATGACTTGATTGTGGGCAGCAATGGCAATGATACCCTCACAGGTGGCAAAGGTAATGATACCCTCACAGGTGGCAAAGGTAATGATAGCCTAATTGGAGGATCTGGTACTGACACCTTTGCTTTCAATAGTTTCAATGAAGGCATTGATAGACTTGATGACTTCAAGGCGACTAATGAACTAATTCAGGTGTCGGCTGCTGGTTTTGGTGGCGGATTATCATCAGGTTCACTCAAAGCTACTCAGTTTACCATTGGAACATCTGCAACCACTAACCAAGAGCGATTTATCTACAACAGCGCTACAGGTGGATTGTTCTTTGATCTTGATGGCAGTGCGTCTGGGTTTACTCAGGTAAAATTTGCACAATTATCTGGTGGATTGTCACTAACCGAAAACAATTTTGTGGTTGTTTAA
- a CDS encoding SDR family oxidoreductase → MNYPAPLWEIPSEEFSDLIDINIKGVANIIRHFVPAMVKNKRGIIVNFSSGWGRSTSAQVAPYCASKWAIEGLTRSLAQELPTGMAAIPLNPGIIHTDMLSISFGEEAANYTPVSDWVLKAVPFILNLKPKDNGIPLTIS, encoded by the coding sequence ATTAATTACCCAGCACCTTTGTGGGAAATCCCATCTGAAGAATTTTCGGATCTTATAGATATCAATATCAAAGGAGTAGCGAATATAATTCGCCATTTCGTACCAGCAATGGTAAAAAACAAACGGGGTATTATTGTTAACTTTAGTTCTGGTTGGGGACGTTCGACTTCAGCCCAAGTTGCACCATATTGTGCTTCTAAGTGGGCAATAGAAGGATTAACTCGTTCTTTGGCACAAGAATTGCCAACTGGCATGGCAGCCATACCCCTCAATCCAGGTATCATTCATACAGATATGCTTTCTATTAGCTTTGGAGAAGAAGCTGCTAATTATACACCCGTGTCCGATTGGGTATTGAAAGCTGTTCCGTTTATTCTCAATTTAAAACCCAAAGATAATGGAATTCCTTTGACCATTTCCTGA
- a CDS encoding tyrosine-type recombinase/integrase translates to MTTTLAQVTTAFLSRDGLAASTLKSYEQTLLSLLKEHGQTPVELVDRQLLKDYLQSLDNLNYTTHNRHQAIISALFNFAVDSGYIQSNPASRLSPRKPERQRGEHKTDEIIRYLTPSQLDILYANVKKSNARLETIVHLLHRSGARIGELLSLELAHINMEQRKFQVVGKGNKQRWCLMREDAEIALQDYIKYYRHSASKALFTAQHPTTKVITPVSYEAVLADWRKVINQSHELKGIRLHDLRHTFATERVGLMAIEELRALMGHENIQTTLRYQKITSSRAESVAKSALDNLVKNI, encoded by the coding sequence ATGACAACTACATTAGCACAAGTTACTACAGCATTTCTCTCACGAGATGGATTAGCCGCTAGTACACTTAAATCTTACGAGCAAACGCTACTATCTTTGCTCAAAGAACACGGACAAACACCTGTAGAATTAGTAGACCGTCAACTACTTAAGGATTATCTTCAAAGCTTAGATAATTTAAACTACACAACGCATAATCGCCATCAAGCGATAATCAGCGCTCTGTTTAATTTTGCTGTAGATTCCGGCTACATTCAATCAAACCCAGCCAGTCGTTTAAGTCCCAGGAAACCGGAACGACAACGGGGAGAACACAAGACAGACGAGATAATACGCTATCTTACGCCATCACAGCTAGATATTTTGTATGCAAACGTCAAAAAATCTAATGCCAGACTGGAGACGATAGTCCACTTGCTACATCGAAGTGGAGCCAGAATCGGAGAATTACTTTCCTTAGAGTTAGCACACATAAATATGGAGCAACGCAAGTTCCAAGTTGTAGGTAAAGGTAACAAACAACGCTGGTGTTTAATGCGTGAAGATGCGGAAATTGCTTTACAAGACTATATCAAATATTATCGCCACTCCGCATCCAAAGCATTATTCACCGCCCAGCACCCAACAACTAAAGTCATAACGCCAGTAAGTTATGAAGCAGTTCTGGCAGACTGGAGAAAAGTAATTAACCAAAGCCATGAACTCAAAGGCATTCGGCTGCATGACCTGCGGCATACCTTTGCCACTGAACGGGTGGGACTAATGGCGATTGAGGAGCTACGGGCGCTGATGGGGCATGAAAATATCCAAACTACCTTGCGCTATCAGAAAATCACATCTTCACGAGCAGAATCGGTAGCTAAGTCAGCCCTAGATAACTTGGTAAAGAATATATAG